One window of the Candidatus Zixiibacteriota bacterium genome contains the following:
- a CDS encoding exported hypothetical protein (Evidence 5 : Unknown function), producing the protein MKRFVQSSVVLVAIILLAAVFNPSSACDGAKGASASKSCPAYKADGVVKTASATSTGSCSATKGTAEVKAADATTGGCPYMQKAAEVKTANAVSGGSCSGSKGEAEVKTANAMSGDCPMSKVSAKTAGAGSCASSCASKGMTQAKMANAMGECDYKGNCDYITMNIKGMTCTGCENTVTEALKADKGVIKVVSVDYKTGKAVVCYDPSKVESAKLASLVTTSGYQAEVMPAVAKTTGTKTMKKGGTCDVLTGKCSGGTKTESEPTSH; encoded by the coding sequence GTGAAGAGATTTGTACAGAGTTCGGTTGTACTGGTGGCGATTATACTATTGGCCGCCGTTTTTAATCCGTCATCGGCGTGCGACGGGGCCAAAGGGGCGTCGGCGAGCAAGAGTTGCCCGGCGTACAAGGCCGACGGCGTAGTCAAGACGGCCAGTGCCACATCGACCGGAAGTTGTTCGGCGACAAAAGGTACCGCGGAGGTCAAGGCGGCTGACGCCACGACGGGCGGGTGTCCTTATATGCAGAAGGCGGCGGAAGTGAAGACCGCCAATGCCGTTTCGGGCGGAAGTTGTTCCGGGTCCAAGGGGGAGGCCGAGGTCAAGACGGCCAATGCCATGTCGGGCGATTGCCCCATGTCAAAGGTGTCGGCCAAGACCGCCGGCGCCGGTTCGTGCGCCAGCAGTTGCGCGTCCAAGGGGATGACTCAGGCCAAAATGGCAAATGCCATGGGGGAATGCGATTATAAGGGGAATTGCGATTATATTACAATGAATATCAAGGGGATGACCTGCACCGGATGCGAGAATACGGTGACCGAGGCTCTCAAAGCCGACAAGGGTGTGATCAAAGTCGTATCGGTCGATTACAAAACCGGCAAGGCGGTGGTCTGCTATGATCCGTCGAAGGTCGAAAGCGCCAAATTGGCCTCTCTGGTGACGACATCCGGCTATCAGGCCGAAGTTATGCCGGCCGTAGCGAAGACGACCGGGACAAAGACGATGAAAAAAGGCGGCACCTGTGACGTTCTGACGGGCAAATGCAGCGGCGGGACGAAGACGGAGAGCGAGCCGACATCGCATTAA
- a CDS encoding conserved hypothetical protein (Evidence 4 : Unknown function but conserved in other organisms) → MRLPNRRPITILGMMRIGYYLFLALFIVSAAFGAKYAEEPFSLGVGGRALGMGGATIAGPFDGTAAYWNPAGMNYLDGRYVAAMHGETFGSLLNHDFAAYVSSRPNVSALLHSYGFYVYYLGGGGVNITDINAQGRPYVVSQESHGDVMLAGSAGGRYRNIDIGVSARLIYRDIVAAKGYGISFDAGALYQPLPYARLGLAITDVTSGLIHYDNGTTESIYPTVKPGLLLWRKFSDFTGRLAVSGDLKFEGIRRGAQYWMGNISLDTHYGAEISYREMFFGRAGFDIGDLTAGVGMLINRVQFDFAWMHNDYLDETFRMSAGYRF, encoded by the coding sequence ATGAGGTTGCCAAATCGCCGTCCGATAACTATTTTGGGTATGATGCGAATCGGATATTATTTATTTTTGGCGCTGTTTATAGTTTCGGCGGCATTCGGGGCGAAGTATGCCGAAGAGCCGTTTTCGCTTGGAGTCGGGGGACGGGCACTGGGGATGGGAGGAGCGACGATTGCGGGACCGTTCGACGGCACGGCGGCGTACTGGAATCCGGCGGGAATGAATTATCTCGACGGGCGGTATGTAGCGGCGATGCATGGGGAGACATTCGGGTCGCTTCTGAATCATGATTTCGCGGCCTATGTGTCATCGCGGCCGAATGTTTCGGCCCTTCTGCATTCCTATGGGTTTTATGTTTATTATTTAGGCGGCGGGGGAGTCAATATTACCGATATCAATGCCCAGGGGCGGCCGTATGTGGTGAGCCAGGAATCGCACGGCGATGTGATGCTGGCCGGGTCGGCGGGGGGGCGGTACCGCAATATCGATATCGGGGTTTCGGCGCGGCTGATTTATCGCGACATCGTGGCGGCCAAAGGGTACGGGATCTCTTTTGACGCCGGGGCGCTTTACCAGCCATTGCCTTATGCCCGTCTGGGGCTAGCCATCACCGATGTAACATCGGGGCTTATTCATTATGATAACGGGACCACGGAATCGATTTATCCGACGGTCAAGCCGGGGCTTCTTCTCTGGCGCAAATTTTCGGATTTTACGGGGAGATTGGCGGTTTCGGGCGATTTGAAATTCGAGGGAATCCGCCGCGGCGCCCAGTACTGGATGGGAAATATTTCGCTCGATACTCATTATGGGGCGGAGATTTCGTATCGGGAGATGTTTTTCGGGCGGGCCGGGTTCGATATCGGGGATCTGACGGCCGGGGTAGGAATGCTGATAAATCGGGTTCAGTTCGATTTCGCCTGGATGCACAACGATTATCTCGATGAGACTTTCCGGATGTCGGCCGGGTATCGGTTTTAG
- a CDS encoding conserved hypothetical protein (Evidence 4 : Unknown function but conserved in other organisms), translated as MPDTERPPKKKGGMEFRQLGLLGTIPILLAVGPLVGFLIGRWLDSKLGTEPYLMVLFLAFGFVAAGREIYRIIKRAEETDKDDKDD; from the coding sequence TTGCCCGATACGGAGAGGCCTCCGAAGAAAAAGGGAGGCATGGAATTCAGGCAACTGGGTCTTTTGGGGACAATCCCGATTCTTTTGGCGGTCGGGCCGTTGGTGGGATTCTTGATTGGGCGCTGGCTCGATTCGAAATTGGGAACTGAACCCTATTTAATGGTGTTATTTCTGGCCTTCGGGTTTGTGGCCGCGGGACGGGAAATATACCGCATAATTAAACGGGCGGAAGAAACGGATAAAGATGATAAGGACGACTGA
- a CDS encoding conserved membrane hypothetical protein (Evidence 4 : Unknown function but conserved in other organisms): MIRTTETGFIGRTLRTTGVVALLILIFGSFYYGFQPTLSVFTGIIWGMINLYFLALLIRATLRPEGADKGAAIVLMLIKFPLLYLSGYFLIVSDYFNAILLVAGFTVNLLVMVLKAAGRSILKLDYIDGHEQQGSVKGV; the protein is encoded by the coding sequence ATGATAAGGACGACTGAGACGGGATTTATCGGCAGGACGCTTCGGACCACCGGCGTGGTGGCGCTTCTGATTTTGATATTCGGCTCGTTTTATTACGGATTTCAGCCGACACTGTCGGTTTTCACGGGAATTATCTGGGGGATGATAAATCTTTATTTTCTGGCGCTGTTGATCCGCGCGACGCTTCGCCCGGAAGGGGCCGACAAGGGAGCGGCGATTGTGCTGATGCTGATAAAATTTCCGCTTTTATATCTTTCGGGATATTTTTTGATAGTTTCGGATTATTTCAACGCCATCCTTTTGGTGGCGGGATTTACGGTCAATCTGCTGGTAATGGTTCTGAAGGCCGCCGGAAGAAGCATTCTGAAATTGGATTATATCGACGGCCATGAGCAACAGGGAAGTGTAAAGGGTGTTTAA